A genomic stretch from Komagataeibacter xylinus includes:
- a CDS encoding DUF2934 domain-containing protein, giving the protein MQNPLATTPETEARITAKAQELWEADGKPGCGAAAYREAASELIGMESNPDAGQIPVDSPVPLDANGEPIEQAWLEENLGNSGGSMDELDDKQEVPFATREKEAKALKDQD; this is encoded by the coding sequence ATGCAGAACCCCCTGGCCACAACACCCGAAACCGAAGCCCGCATCACCGCCAAAGCCCAGGAACTGTGGGAAGCCGACGGCAAGCCCGGCTGTGGTGCTGCTGCCTACCGTGAAGCCGCATCGGAACTGATCGGGATGGAAAGCAACCCCGATGCAGGCCAGATCCCCGTTGACTCACCCGTGCCGCTCGATGCCAACGGAGAGCCCATCGAGCAGGCCTGGCTGGAGGAAAATCTTGGCAATTCCGGCGGCAGCATGGATGAACTTGATGACAAACAGGAAGTGCCCTTCGCCACGCGCGAGAAAGAGGCAAAGGCCCTGAAAGACCAGGACTGA
- a CDS encoding family 1 encapsulin nanocompartment shell protein gives MNNLHRHLAPVSSAAWTEIEDEATRTLRRHLAGRRVVDVSEPKGTAFSAVGTGRERRIDAPTDGVQAVIRDVLPVVELRVPFTLSRAEIDAVERGACDADWQPVKDAAKKIAFAEDRAIFTGYTAAGMAGIAQATSNAHVKLPASVKDYPHAIADALGALRLAGVNGPYAIVLGAKAYEAVSGGDDAGYPVRKHIESLIEGKLVWAPAIEGAFVISLRGGDLQLDIGQDFSIGYLSHTADTVELYLQESFIFRVLTSEAAVALD, from the coding sequence ATGAACAACCTGCACAGACACCTTGCCCCCGTTTCATCCGCCGCGTGGACCGAAATCGAGGACGAAGCCACCCGCACCCTGCGCCGCCACCTTGCCGGCCGCCGCGTGGTTGATGTTTCCGAACCCAAGGGCACGGCCTTTTCTGCCGTGGGCACGGGGCGCGAGCGGCGCATCGATGCCCCGACCGACGGCGTGCAGGCCGTAATACGCGACGTGCTGCCGGTGGTGGAACTGCGTGTGCCCTTTACCCTGTCACGCGCGGAAATCGATGCAGTCGAACGCGGTGCGTGCGATGCCGACTGGCAGCCGGTGAAGGATGCGGCAAAGAAAATCGCCTTTGCCGAGGATCGTGCCATTTTTACAGGCTACACCGCAGCCGGCATGGCCGGGATCGCGCAGGCGACATCGAACGCGCATGTCAAGCTGCCCGCATCGGTCAAGGATTACCCGCATGCCATTGCCGATGCCCTTGGCGCACTGCGCCTTGCGGGCGTTAACGGCCCCTATGCCATCGTGCTTGGTGCCAAGGCGTATGAGGCGGTCAGCGGCGGTGATGATGCAGGCTACCCGGTGCGCAAACACATCGAGAGCCTGATTGAAGGCAAGCTGGTCTGGGCGCCCGCCATTGAAGGGGCCTTTGTCATCTCCCTGCGCGGCGGTGACCTGCAGCTTGATATCGGGCAGGATTTCTCGATCGGCTATCTGTCCCATACGGCTGACACGGTCGAACTTTACCTGCAGGAGAGCTTTATCTTCCGGGTGCTGACCAGCGAGGCAGCCGTCGCCCTCGACTGA
- a CDS encoding Dyp-type peroxidase, with translation MATPQPIDTRLTQAAVFLVLTLSADTEVGPQVRDLMGDLSSLVRGVGFRIDDGRLSCITGIGSQAWDRLFGAPRPMDLHPFAEINGVHHAPSTPGDLLFHIRATRMDLCFELATAIVSRLEGVATVVDEVHGFKYFDARDLLGFVDGTENPVDQPARDATLIGDEDPAFKGGSYVIIQKYLHDLKKWDAIPTEVQEHIVGRRKVSDIELPEAAKPSYAHNVLTNIEENGQQLQIVRDNMPFGTVGTGEFGTYFIGYARSPARIERMLSNMFVGLPPGNYDRLLDVSTAVTGNLFFIPTSDFLDAAPDLPAPQPPVAAAPQPVAAPAGSLSIGSLK, from the coding sequence TTGGCCACACCACAACCCATTGACACAAGGCTGACCCAGGCCGCGGTTTTTCTTGTCCTGACCCTCAGCGCCGACACCGAAGTCGGCCCGCAGGTGCGCGACCTGATGGGAGACCTGTCCTCGCTTGTACGCGGTGTCGGATTCCGTATTGATGATGGTCGGCTGAGTTGCATAACCGGCATAGGCTCACAGGCGTGGGACCGCCTGTTCGGCGCACCGCGCCCGATGGACCTGCACCCGTTTGCCGAGATCAATGGCGTGCACCATGCCCCCTCCACCCCGGGCGATCTTCTGTTCCATATCCGCGCGACGCGGATGGACCTGTGCTTTGAACTCGCCACCGCCATCGTCTCGCGGCTTGAAGGTGTGGCCACGGTGGTGGATGAAGTGCACGGGTTCAAGTATTTCGATGCCCGCGACCTGCTCGGTTTTGTCGATGGCACCGAAAACCCGGTCGACCAGCCCGCCCGTGATGCAACCCTGATCGGTGATGAAGACCCGGCCTTCAAGGGCGGCAGCTATGTCATCATCCAGAAATACCTGCACGACCTGAAAAAATGGGATGCCATACCCACCGAGGTGCAGGAGCACATCGTTGGCCGCAGGAAGGTATCGGACATTGAACTGCCCGAGGCCGCCAAGCCCAGCTACGCCCATAACGTGCTGACCAATATTGAAGAAAACGGCCAGCAGCTCCAGATCGTGCGCGACAACATGCCCTTTGGCACGGTGGGCACGGGCGAGTTCGGCACCTATTTCATCGGCTATGCCCGCTCGCCCGCGCGCATCGAGCGCATGCTCAGCAACATGTTCGTAGGCCTGCCGCCGGGCAATTATGACCGGCTGCTTGATGTGAGCACGGCAGTGACCGGCAACCTGTTCTTCATTCCCACCTCTGATTTTCTTGATGCCGCACCCGACCTGCCCGCGCCACAGCCCCCCGTGGCCGCAGCGCCGCAGCCCGTGGCGGCTCCGGCCGGTTCGCTGAGCATCGGATCACTGAAATAA
- a CDS encoding Crp/Fnr family transcriptional regulator, producing MNAISTKIHKPAKRRIYTQGEAGRYVYRIRSGAVRLEHHLHDGRNHIFAFIWPGDMFGTIEDGVYPASAIALVDTYLFQIPYAALLKLIEIHPRIQTLFLQQALNYTKAAQRHLLLATYPLVVKRLAGFLLECSKQADFYDRHSNILTLAMDRKDIADYLGFAVETTSRMLKELEDMRLIKRLSSQRIVLDRHKIMEIF from the coding sequence TTGAACGCGATCTCCACGAAAATACACAAGCCCGCGAAGCGCCGTATCTATACCCAGGGCGAGGCGGGCAGATATGTCTACCGCATCCGTTCAGGCGCCGTGCGGCTGGAACATCACCTGCACGATGGCCGTAACCATATCTTCGCCTTCATATGGCCCGGCGACATGTTCGGCACCATTGAAGACGGGGTCTATCCCGCCTCCGCCATTGCGCTGGTGGATACCTACCTGTTCCAGATCCCCTATGCCGCCCTGCTCAAGCTGATCGAGATCCATCCACGCATCCAGACCCTGTTCCTGCAGCAGGCACTCAATTACACCAAGGCAGCACAGCGCCACCTGCTGCTGGCCACCTACCCGCTTGTGGTCAAGCGGCTGGCGGGTTTTCTGCTTGAATGCAGCAAGCAGGCCGATTTCTATGACCGGCACTCCAATATCCTGACCCTGGCCATGGACCGCAAGGATATTGCCGATTACCTGGGCTTTGCCGTTGAAACGACAAGCCGCATGCTCAAGGAACTGGAAGACATGCGGCTGATCAAACGCCTCTCGTCACAGCGCATCGTGCTCGACCGGCATAAAATCATGGAAATATTTTAA
- a CDS encoding TetR/AcrR family transcriptional regulator — protein sequence MSDVSSRPPHTGGRPTPEGSAQLDRHVLEVATALFIKQGYAATSLEQIARVAECSKASLYRRYASKEDLFRAVVAARGKLLLEAAGAVEASSTDPLVATREISQFFLDFMLRPETLEAYRIVIADGHRIASVVDDMMHTIAEPFVATLSRLIKAAADAGRIHSTDHEETTRILISLFLGWPLQNTMLRLNKLHDPQTRARFFERAWQIFTSGICIREK from the coding sequence ATGTCTGACGTATCATCAAGACCGCCACATACGGGCGGACGCCCGACGCCTGAAGGCTCGGCGCAACTCGACCGGCATGTTCTTGAAGTTGCAACGGCATTGTTCATCAAGCAGGGTTACGCCGCCACATCGCTGGAGCAGATCGCGCGCGTGGCGGAGTGCAGCAAGGCCAGCCTGTACCGACGCTACGCATCAAAGGAAGACCTGTTCCGCGCGGTGGTGGCGGCGCGGGGCAAGCTGCTGCTCGAGGCGGCAGGCGCGGTCGAGGCTTCCTCTACCGACCCGCTGGTTGCCACGCGCGAAATCAGCCAGTTCTTCCTTGACTTCATGCTGCGGCCCGAAACGCTTGAAGCCTACCGCATTGTCATTGCGGACGGGCACCGCATCGCTTCTGTCGTGGATGACATGATGCACACCATCGCGGAGCCCTTCGTGGCCACGCTGAGCCGTCTGATCAAGGCCGCGGCCGATGCCGGGCGCATCCACTCCACCGACCATGAAGAGACGACCCGCATCCTGATCAGCCTGTTCCTGGGCTGGCCGCTACAGAACACCATGCTGCGCCTGAACAAACTGCATGATCCGCAGACACGCGCGCGCTTTTTTGAACGCGCATGGCAGATCTTTACTTCAGGCATCTGCATCCGGGAGAAATAA
- a CDS encoding ketopantoate reductase family protein, whose product MTPKILVVGAGAVGGYFGARLAAAGHDVTFLVRPRRQAQLSATGLCLVSPLGDATLPPHMITADQIIHPYDIVILSVKAYSLAAAMVDMAPAIGPQTRIIPLLNGMRHLDVLASRFGREAVMGGTCFIVSSLDGEGRIHQAGVTPRLVFGPLVAGQDANAMTDALSAPGFETVPSPHILQDMWNKWTLLASLGTLCCLMRASVGEVARLPGGTDFVHATIKECTTTAAAVGYPLAPDTINAITKRLTQPDSTLTSSMFRDLSQGAPVEAQQIIGDLVARARAHGIATPILDLTDLNLRAYELRRDTR is encoded by the coding sequence ATGACTCCAAAGATCCTTGTTGTCGGCGCCGGGGCCGTGGGGGGGTATTTTGGCGCGCGCCTGGCGGCAGCAGGCCATGACGTGACATTTCTCGTGCGCCCACGGCGGCAGGCGCAACTCAGCGCAACAGGGCTGTGCCTTGTCAGCCCGCTGGGTGATGCCACGCTGCCCCCGCACATGATCACGGCGGATCAGATCATCCACCCCTACGACATCGTCATCCTGAGCGTAAAAGCCTATTCCCTTGCCGCCGCGATGGTGGACATGGCGCCTGCCATCGGCCCGCAGACGCGCATCATACCGCTGCTCAATGGCATGCGGCACCTTGATGTGCTGGCCAGCCGCTTTGGCCGCGAGGCGGTCATGGGGGGCACCTGCTTCATTGTCAGCAGTCTCGACGGCGAAGGCCGCATCCATCAGGCTGGCGTTACCCCCCGACTGGTATTCGGCCCGCTGGTGGCGGGGCAGGACGCCAATGCCATGACCGATGCCCTGAGCGCGCCGGGGTTCGAGACGGTGCCCTCGCCGCACATCTTGCAGGATATGTGGAACAAATGGACGCTCCTGGCCTCGCTGGGCACGCTATGCTGCCTCATGCGCGCAAGCGTGGGCGAGGTGGCCCGCCTGCCCGGTGGCACCGATTTCGTGCATGCCACGATCAAGGAATGCACCACGACTGCCGCAGCCGTCGGCTATCCCCTCGCGCCTGATACCATCAACGCCATTACCAAAAGACTGACGCAACCGGACTCCACGCTGACATCTTCCATGTTCCGTGACCTCTCGCAGGGCGCGCCGGTTGAAGCACAGCAGATTATTGGCGATCTTGTCGCCCGCGCGCGTGCCCATGGCATTGCCACTCCCATCCTCGACCTGACGGACCTGAACCTGCGCGCTTATGAACTGCGCCGTGACACCCGGTAA
- a CDS encoding GlcG/HbpS family heme-binding protein: MVFTRMDGVPLGLIDVATKKARTAALFHMDSADLATIARPDGGLHAGKHQCGLTSFGGGLVLRGAHGSVVGAIGVSGAPTEDDIAIARIAANTLGA, from the coding sequence TTGGTCTTTACCCGCATGGATGGCGTGCCGCTGGGCCTGATCGATGTTGCAACCAAAAAGGCGCGCACGGCGGCCCTGTTCCATATGGACAGCGCCGATCTGGCCACGATCGCCCGCCCCGATGGCGGCCTACACGCTGGAAAACACCAATGCGGCCTGACCAGTTTTGGCGGTGGTCTCGTGCTCAGGGGCGCGCATGGCAGCGTGGTCGGCGCGATTGGCGTCTCTGGCGCGCCTACGGAAGATGATATCGCGATCGCCCGCATCGCCGCCAACACGCTCGGGGCCTGA
- a CDS encoding helix-turn-helix domain-containing protein, producing the protein MSSTASTAPTPAAAPSAPCSPCPPPGRPSWARHCALLAQQKSPSWQRCVASYNLDPAQGWQADVLSGAELRHVSTRSASLLRIAMPEMQRLFSLVQGLDFMVLLADPDATILARNIDEAHMGLCRRLALREGAVWSERMAGTNGIGTAVQDGCPIFLGEGEHWRFCFSLLASYAVPVFNAHGQVAGAINLAAFNGDTSRRLAPLVLDTLLQSGRRIEEQLFREYHEGARVLTLGLAEGCSAPLVAINAEGEVTGATHAARSLTGWTDDMIRTHPNLLHRLEVEDRVSFRKAEENVIRSALALAHGNVTATARHLGIGRATLYRKMKALGMR; encoded by the coding sequence ATGAGTTCTACCGCCTCAACCGCGCCGACCCCAGCAGCAGCCCCATCCGCGCCATGCAGCCCCTGCCCCCCGCCCGGCCGCCCCTCATGGGCCAGACACTGCGCCCTGCTGGCGCAACAGAAGTCGCCAAGTTGGCAGCGCTGCGTTGCATCCTATAATCTCGACCCCGCGCAGGGGTGGCAGGCCGATGTGCTTTCAGGCGCAGAACTGCGGCATGTCAGCACCCGCTCCGCCAGCCTGCTCCGTATCGCCATGCCGGAAATGCAGCGCCTGTTCAGCCTTGTGCAGGGGCTCGACTTCATGGTGCTGCTCGCTGATCCTGATGCCACCATCCTCGCCCGCAACATAGACGAAGCCCATATGGGCCTGTGCCGCAGGCTTGCCCTGCGCGAAGGTGCTGTCTGGAGCGAACGCATGGCGGGCACCAACGGCATTGGCACGGCGGTGCAGGATGGCTGTCCCATCTTTCTGGGTGAAGGCGAGCACTGGCGCTTCTGCTTCTCGCTGCTGGCAAGCTATGCCGTGCCGGTCTTCAACGCGCATGGTCAGGTTGCAGGCGCGATCAACCTTGCCGCCTTCAATGGCGATACCTCGCGCAGGCTTGCTCCGCTCGTGCTCGACACCCTTTTGCAATCAGGCCGCCGGATCGAGGAGCAGCTCTTTCGTGAATACCATGAAGGTGCACGGGTGCTGACGCTGGGCCTGGCCGAAGGATGCTCGGCCCCGCTTGTCGCCATCAATGCCGAGGGCGAAGTGACCGGGGCCACCCATGCCGCCCGCAGCCTGACCGGCTGGACGGATGACATGATCCGCACCCACCCCAACCTGCTGCACCGCCTTGAGGTGGAGGATCGGGTGAGCTTTCGCAAGGCGGAAGAAAATGTCATCCGCTCGGCGCTCGCACTCGCGCATGGCAATGTTACGGCCACAGCCCGGCATCTTGGCATTGGCCGGGCCACGCTCTACCGCAAGATGAAGGCGCTGGGCATGCGCTAG
- a CDS encoding phospholipase D family protein, protein MKSIIIALLCIGLTTPVYAQSHIDVGFSPEGSATELVLNVIRSAKSQIRMMAFFFSADNVVDALIKARQRGVDVAIVLDEEGNQGKGNQMAIARVRDAGIQVRMDDVYAMQHDKVIITDGRNVETGSFNFTKGAQRKNSENALVIWDDLALAQAYLAHWQNRWDHARQAWRFSLPPGQ, encoded by the coding sequence ATGAAAAGCATTATTATAGCCCTTCTCTGTATTGGCCTGACAACGCCGGTTTATGCCCAGTCGCATATCGATGTCGGTTTCTCGCCCGAAGGATCGGCAACTGAGCTGGTGCTGAACGTGATCAGGAGTGCAAAGAGCCAGATCCGCATGATGGCGTTCTTCTTCAGCGCCGATAATGTGGTCGATGCCCTGATCAAGGCCAGGCAGCGCGGGGTGGATGTGGCAATCGTGCTTGATGAGGAAGGCAATCAGGGCAAGGGCAACCAGATGGCCATCGCACGGGTCAGGGATGCCGGTATTCAGGTCAGGATGGATGATGTCTACGCCATGCAGCACGACAAGGTCATCATTACCGATGGTCGGAATGTCGAGACCGGTTCATTCAATTTCACCAAGGGTGCGCAGCGCAAGAATAGTGAAAACGCCCTGGTGATCTGGGATGATCTTGCCCTTGCGCAGGCCTATCTGGCGCATTGGCAGAACCGGTGGGATCACGCCCGCCAGGCATGGCGTTTCAGCCTGCCTCCCGGCCAATAA
- a CDS encoding LysR family transcriptional regulator — MTLEQLRLFIAVAEREHVTAASRALNVTQSAVSAAIAALEERHGIKLFHRIGRGIRLTEAGRLFLPEARAVLAQAAAAENMLEEFSGLKRGTLRVVASQTIAAYWLPRFLVSFRQHYPHIVVDVAISNTEEAAGRVRDGVVDLGIVEALIDDPALAQWPLGTDRLTLIQAAPCPPAHAGTQWLRTATWVMREPGSGTRATLEHQLRQWGIAPEELKIGLVLPSNEGVRTAIEAGAGIGALSSLVIAPALQAGTLHAVPRELGLRAFYGLRHKERYRSPAAEALLALIGREAG, encoded by the coding sequence ATGACCCTTGAACAGCTCCGCCTTTTCATTGCCGTGGCCGAACGCGAGCACGTCACCGCTGCCAGTCGGGCGCTGAACGTGACGCAATCCGCCGTGTCCGCCGCCATCGCGGCACTTGAAGAGCGCCATGGCATCAAGCTGTTCCACCGCATCGGCCGCGGCATCAGGCTGACGGAAGCCGGCCGCCTGTTCCTGCCCGAAGCCCGGGCAGTGCTGGCCCAGGCGGCAGCGGCTGAAAACATGCTGGAGGAATTCAGTGGCCTGAAGCGGGGCACGTTGCGCGTGGTGGCCAGCCAGACCATTGCGGCCTACTGGCTCCCGCGCTTTCTGGTGTCATTCCGCCAGCACTATCCGCACATTGTCGTTGACGTCGCCATCAGCAACACGGAGGAAGCAGCAGGACGGGTGCGTGATGGCGTGGTTGACCTTGGCATTGTCGAGGCCCTGATCGATGACCCAGCCCTGGCCCAGTGGCCTCTGGGCACCGACCGCCTGACCCTGATACAGGCCGCCCCCTGCCCGCCCGCCCATGCCGGCACGCAGTGGCTGCGCACGGCCACATGGGTCATGCGCGAGCCGGGCTCGGGCACACGGGCCACACTGGAGCACCAGCTGCGCCAGTGGGGCATTGCGCCGGAAGAACTGAAAATCGGGCTTGTCCTACCCTCCAACGAAGGCGTGCGCACTGCGATCGAAGCCGGGGCTGGCATTGGCGCGCTGTCTTCGCTGGTCATCGCCCCCGCATTGCAGGCGGGCACGCTGCATGCCGTGCCGCGCGAACTCGGCCTGCGCGCCTTTTACGGGCTACGCCACAAGGAACGCTACCGTAGCCCGGCGGCGGAAGCCCTGCTGGCCCTTATTGGCCGGGAGGCAGGCTGA
- a CDS encoding YeiH family protein yields the protein MPCRPLFPLRNIDFPARVAPGIGLCLAIGALAIGLERAQAALFGKSWLEALNLALLLGVGVRAIWRPRPACLPGISFCARTLLNIAIVLLGAAFSVGAVRAIGPGLVAGAVGIVAFGLVFTCCVGWLAGLPARQTLLVACGNSICGNSAIMAAAPIIEADDDDVGASIAFTAAGGLVVVLGLPLVVPLLGLPKGAEGALAGLTVYAVPQVVAAAAPFGVAAVHVGTLVKLVRVLMLGPVCVVLALIASAWRAREAAQGACLPPVTRLVPWYIIGFVAMMAVRSAGGIPAWLVMPLNYWATFLTILAMAALGLGVELRAVLRAGRALMVTVSISLIGLLGASMALVRVMLGG from the coding sequence ATGCCATGCAGACCGCTGTTCCCGTTGCGAAACATTGATTTTCCAGCGCGTGTCGCGCCGGGTATCGGGCTGTGCCTGGCCATCGGCGCACTCGCCATCGGGCTTGAAAGGGCGCAGGCGGCGCTGTTTGGCAAGTCGTGGCTCGAAGCCCTTAACCTGGCCCTGCTGCTTGGCGTGGGCGTGCGCGCAATCTGGCGGCCCAGGCCTGCGTGCCTGCCCGGCATAAGCTTTTGTGCCCGCACCCTGCTCAATATCGCCATCGTGCTGCTCGGGGCCGCGTTCAGCGTGGGGGCGGTGCGCGCGATCGGACCGGGGCTTGTGGCGGGAGCCGTGGGCATCGTGGCGTTCGGTCTGGTTTTTACCTGCTGTGTGGGCTGGCTTGCGGGGTTACCCGCGCGGCAGACGCTGCTGGTGGCCTGCGGCAATTCCATATGCGGCAATTCGGCCATCATGGCAGCCGCCCCGATTATCGAGGCCGATGATGACGACGTGGGCGCAAGCATTGCCTTTACGGCAGCCGGTGGTCTTGTGGTGGTGCTGGGGCTGCCGTTGGTGGTGCCCTTGCTGGGGCTGCCCAAGGGCGCGGAGGGCGCGCTTGCGGGGTTGACGGTTTATGCCGTGCCGCAGGTTGTGGCAGCGGCAGCACCTTTTGGCGTGGCGGCCGTGCATGTCGGCACGCTGGTCAAGCTGGTGCGGGTGCTGATGCTCGGGCCGGTATGTGTTGTGCTGGCCCTGATTGCCAGCGCATGGCGCGCGCGTGAGGCGGCGCAGGGCGCATGCCTGCCGCCCGTGACCCGGCTGGTGCCGTGGTACATCATCGGTTTTGTGGCCATGATGGCGGTGCGGTCGGCGGGGGGAATTCCGGCTTGGCTTGTCATGCCGCTTAACTATTGGGCCACGTTTCTGACCATCCTCGCCATGGCGGCCCTCGGGCTGGGCGTTGAACTCCGGGCCGTTCTGCGGGCTGGCAGGGCTTTGATGGTCACGGTCAGCATTTCACTGATCGGGCTGCTTGGCGCGAGCATGGCGCTGGTGCGGGTCATGCTCGGGGGGTAG
- a CDS encoding IclR family transcriptional regulator, with protein MASVPKRIQSIVRAAAILEIMAQAGGSARLGEIAARAGMEKTTAHNILQTLDHLGYVQRRPGDMRYHLGGRILNLSRIMGDDHGLRARMRPTLEAIARHSGATVHLGVPSGDEAVYLDRVDPHAPEDSATAAQRRETIEGSAVGLVFLAFVPGMGQRVLSTRAHALDGGVRDQIEAVRLKGYALDLESYRPGQNAVAVPWREHGEVRAAIALTGSCADLPRPRLVRLAWMMMTHVARATVQQC; from the coding sequence ATGGCCAGCGTGCCAAAACGGATCCAGTCCATCGTGCGCGCCGCCGCCATTCTGGAAATCATGGCGCAGGCAGGTGGCAGCGCGCGGCTTGGCGAGATCGCTGCCAGGGCGGGCATGGAAAAAACCACCGCCCATAACATTCTCCAGACCCTCGACCACCTTGGTTACGTGCAGCGCCGTCCGGGCGACATGCGCTACCATCTGGGCGGGCGCATTCTCAACCTGTCGCGCATCATGGGCGATGACCATGGCCTGCGTGCGCGCATGCGCCCCACGCTTGAAGCCATTGCGCGGCACAGCGGGGCAACCGTGCACCTGGGCGTGCCCAGCGGGGATGAAGCCGTTTATCTGGACCGGGTGGACCCGCACGCCCCCGAGGATTCTGCCACGGCCGCGCAGCGGCGCGAAACCATCGAGGGGTCGGCGGTGGGGCTGGTGTTCCTGGCCTTTGTGCCCGGCATGGGCCAGCGCGTGCTCAGCACCCGCGCCCATGCGCTTGACGGGGGCGTGCGCGACCAGATCGAGGCCGTGCGCCTTAAGGGTTACGCGCTTGACCTTGAAAGCTACCGCCCCGGCCAGAACGCGGTGGCCGTGCCGTGGCGCGAGCACGGCGAGGTCCGGGCCGCCATTGCCCTGACCGGCTCCTGCGCCGACCTGCCACGCCCGCGTCTGGTGCGGCTGGCATGGATGATGATGACGCATGTGGCGCGCGCCACGGTTCAGCAATGTTGA
- a CDS encoding heme-binding protein — protein MKLTDAMTMMEAALAEARKRGFGVCISIVDAAAWPLVFTRMDGVPLGLIDVATKKARTAALFHMDSADLATIARPDGAAYTLENTNGGLTSFGGGLVLRGAHGSVVGAIGVSGAPTEDDIAIARIAANTLGA, from the coding sequence ATGAAACTGACCGATGCAATGACCATGATGGAGGCCGCCCTGGCCGAGGCGCGAAAGCGCGGGTTTGGCGTGTGCATTTCCATCGTTGATGCTGCCGCCTGGCCCTTGGTCTTTACCCGCATGGATGGCGTGCCGCTGGGCCTGATCGATGTTGCAACCAAAAAGGCGCGCACGGCGGCCCTGTTCCATATGGACAGCGCCGATCTGGCCACGATCGCCCGCCCCGATGGCGCGGCCTACACGCTGGAAAACACCAATGGCGGCCTGACCAGTTTTGGCGGTGGTCTCGTGCTCAGGGGCGCGCATGGCAGCGTGGTCGGCGCGATTGGCGTCTCTGGCGCGCCTACGGAAGATGATATCGCGATCGCCCGCATCGCCGCCAACACGCTCGGGGCCTGA
- a CDS encoding MFS transporter: protein MTQTAPPAGGVAPIAAPHGAKAAFFILTFGTFVVGTGEFAIMGMLPEFASSLGLSASDAGHAITAYALGVVVGAPLITILGARLSRRELLLILFVLFCCANLLSVAMPTPGLVEVARFITGLPHGALIGISALVGASMVERARRGWAVGRILSGIAISTLVGAPFSTFAADHFGWRIAYLIIAALGLLTVAGIWRYIPADPPNRKNSPLKEIRALANTQVLLTLVTASIGFGGMFAIYTYLTSVLLNVTHVPEWRIMIYMIVCGAGMLIGANVGAWIVDRNLDRAALLALAGSAMVMLAFPFVLHNEPALMLDVLLVPAFVNALGPALQTRLMDFAGDAQTLAASLNHSAFNIANALGASLGSALLARQFGYGALGVGGAVLSAGGLVVYVLAMALLRRSGQTEVRGDIE, encoded by the coding sequence ATGACCCAGACCGCACCCCCCGCAGGCGGGGTCGCCCCCATTGCGGCGCCCCATGGCGCGAAAGCTGCTTTCTTTATCCTCACCTTCGGCACGTTCGTGGTCGGCACGGGTGAGTTCGCCATCATGGGCATGCTGCCCGAATTCGCCTCCTCGCTCGGGCTGTCCGCCTCTGATGCGGGGCATGCCATCACGGCCTATGCGCTGGGTGTTGTGGTGGGCGCGCCGCTCATCACCATCCTTGGCGCGCGCCTGTCGCGGCGCGAGCTGCTGCTGATCCTGTTTGTCCTGTTCTGCTGTGCCAACCTGCTCAGCGTGGCCATGCCCACGCCGGGGCTGGTGGAAGTGGCCCGCTTCATCACCGGCCTGCCGCATGGCGCGCTGATCGGCATCTCGGCGCTTGTCGGGGCCTCTATGGTGGAGCGTGCGCGGCGTGGCTGGGCCGTGGGGCGCATCCTGTCGGGCATTGCCATTTCCACCCTGGTGGGTGCGCCGTTCTCAACGTTTGCCGCCGATCATTTTGGCTGGCGCATCGCCTATCTCATCATCGCGGCACTGGGGCTGCTGACGGTGGCAGGCATCTGGCGCTATATCCCCGCCGATCCGCCCAACCGCAAGAACTCCCCGCTCAAGGAAATCCGTGCGCTGGCCAATACGCAGGTGCTTCTGACGCTGGTCACGGCGTCGATCGGCTTTGGCGGCATGTTCGCAATCTACACCTACCTGACCAGCGTGCTGCTCAACGTGACGCATGTGCCTGAATGGCGCATCATGATCTACATGATCGTGTGCGGCGCGGGCATGCTGATCGGCGCGAATGTGGGCGCGTGGATCGTGGACCGCAACCTCGACCGCGCCGCCCTGCTGGCGCTGGCAGGCAGTGCCATGGTCATGCTGGCCTTTCCGTTTGTGCTGCATAATGAGCCGGCTCTCATGCTCGATGTGCTGCTCGTGCCCGCCTTCGTCAATGCGCTGGGCCCGGCATTGCAGACCCGGCTGATGGATTTCGCGGGTGATGCGCAGACGCTTGCCGCCTCGCTCAACCATTCGGCCTTCAACATTGCCAATGCGCTTGGCGCGTCACTGGGCAGCGCCCTGCTGGCGCGGCAGTTCGGTTATGGCGCGTTGGGCGTTGGCGGGGCGGTGCTGTCAGCCGGTGGGCTGGTGGTCTATGTGCTGGCCATGGCCCTGCTCAGGCGTAGCGGGCAGACGGAGGTGCGGGGCGATATCGAGTGA